A DNA window from Pseudomonas sp. B21-056 contains the following coding sequences:
- a CDS encoding Lrp/AsnC family transcriptional regulator, which produces MPNGLDRTDKALLEALQGNARLTIAELAEHVALTTSPCWRRVKILEENAVITGYQAILSPKALGHGVTAFVSVMMESHSQEMARSFEQRLLEIPEIVACHNVSGRYDFLLEVVAKDLESFGEFAREVLQTLPAVKEIYSSFSFKSVKPSRVIPVLG; this is translated from the coding sequence ATGCCTAATGGCCTGGATCGTACTGACAAAGCCTTACTCGAGGCCCTGCAAGGCAACGCCCGGCTGACCATCGCCGAACTGGCCGAACATGTGGCCTTGACCACTTCGCCGTGCTGGCGACGGGTGAAAATTCTCGAAGAGAACGCAGTGATTACCGGCTACCAGGCGATTCTTTCGCCCAAGGCGCTCGGCCACGGCGTCACCGCATTTGTCAGCGTGATGATGGAATCCCACAGTCAGGAAATGGCCCGATCCTTCGAACAGCGCCTATTGGAAATCCCGGAGATCGTCGCCTGTCACAACGTTTCCGGGCGCTACGATTTTCTGCTGGAAGTGGTGGCCAAAGACCTGGAGTCTTTCGGCGAGTTTGCGCGAGAGGTGCTGCAAACCTTGCCGGCGGTCAAAGAGATCTATTCAAGTTTTTCGTTCAAATCGGTCAAGCCCTCGCGAGTGATTCCGGTGCTGGGCTGA
- a CDS encoding methyl-accepting chemotaxis protein, whose translation MQSWKIRTHLLLLTSSLLFGLLCVGGLGLFGMQSAVRSLETVYLDRVVPLRDLKRIADLYAVDIVDATHKTRNGTFTKAESLTRIEQAQREIDRTWQAYKSTQLIPAETHLIAQIEPLMEASRGPLQNLQGMLRQNDDAGIARFATDQLYPLIDPLSAKFSELIEVQLVEAKSQFDQQQIAYTFYLKLSLLILVLALATGAAYGLYFSRLLSRQLGAEPTELAAISSNIAQGKLAGTQLDQRQPSTGVLHSVQAMRHSLREMIGKIGHASEQIEGTTLQLSASSEQGMSSAALQSETASSMAATVEQLSVSITHIADNAKQAQNTTQKAGEITDDGMAVMHESIQEMGHIANLVAQSSSDIDQLAIQSNDISLIVGVIRGIAEQTNLLALNAAIEAARAGEQGRGFAVVADEVRGLAARTAQSTTEIVTLVNTIQNGMNKAKESMAAGSERVTHGQKLVESAGESMSRIKSALDESLAAVSFISLSLQEQRAASEQVACSVEKMAQSVEENAAAQGGIVRTTQELKAMSNGLEVILRRFSV comes from the coding sequence ATGCAAAGCTGGAAAATCAGGACCCATCTCCTATTGCTCACTAGCTCGTTACTGTTTGGTTTGTTGTGTGTCGGCGGCCTCGGGCTCTTTGGAATGCAATCTGCAGTACGCAGCCTGGAGACAGTCTATCTCGACCGAGTCGTACCCCTGAGGGACTTGAAGAGAATTGCTGACCTGTACGCCGTGGACATCGTCGACGCTACCCACAAGACGCGGAATGGCACCTTTACCAAAGCCGAATCGCTGACCCGTATAGAGCAAGCCCAGCGGGAAATCGATCGAACATGGCAAGCCTATAAATCGACGCAACTGATCCCGGCAGAAACGCATCTGATCGCGCAAATCGAGCCGCTGATGGAGGCCTCCCGCGGGCCATTGCAAAACTTGCAGGGCATGTTGCGTCAGAACGACGATGCCGGTATCGCACGCTTTGCGACCGATCAGTTGTATCCACTGATTGACCCCTTGTCAGCCAAATTCTCCGAGCTGATCGAAGTGCAACTGGTCGAAGCCAAAAGCCAGTTCGATCAGCAGCAGATCGCCTACACCTTTTACCTCAAACTCAGCCTGTTGATTCTGGTCCTGGCGCTGGCCACCGGTGCGGCCTACGGGTTGTACTTTTCCAGGCTGTTGAGCCGCCAACTCGGTGCTGAACCCACAGAACTCGCCGCTATCAGCTCGAACATCGCCCAAGGAAAACTGGCCGGTACACAGCTGGATCAGCGACAGCCGTCGACCGGGGTTCTGCACTCCGTTCAGGCTATGCGCCATAGCCTGCGCGAAATGATCGGCAAGATCGGCCACGCTTCCGAGCAGATCGAGGGCACTACCCTGCAATTATCTGCGTCTTCCGAACAAGGAATGAGCAGCGCCGCTCTGCAAAGCGAGACAGCCTCGTCCATGGCCGCCACGGTAGAACAACTTTCCGTGAGCATCACCCATATTGCCGACAACGCAAAACAGGCCCAGAACACCACGCAGAAAGCAGGAGAAATCACCGATGACGGCATGGCGGTGATGCACGAGTCCATCCAGGAGATGGGACACATTGCCAATCTGGTTGCGCAAAGCTCATCCGATATCGATCAGTTGGCTATTCAGTCGAACGACATCAGCCTGATTGTCGGTGTGATCCGGGGCATCGCTGAACAGACCAATCTTCTTGCGTTGAATGCCGCCATCGAAGCGGCCCGAGCCGGCGAACAAGGCCGTGGTTTTGCCGTAGTAGCAGATGAAGTTCGCGGCCTGGCCGCCCGCACCGCTCAATCCACCACGGAAATCGTTACGTTGGTCAACACGATTCAAAACGGCATGAACAAAGCCAAAGAGAGCATGGCCGCCGGCTCCGAGCGCGTGACCCATGGCCAGAAACTGGTCGAAAGTGCAGGCGAGTCCATGAGCAGGATCAAGAGCGCGCTGGACGAATCTCTTGCGGCCGTCAGTTTCATTTCGTTGTCGTTGCAGGAACAGCGCGCAGCCAGTGAGCAGGTCGCGTGCAGCGTCGAAAAAATGGCACAAAGTGTCGAGGAGAACGCCGCCGCCCAGGGAGGGATCGTGCGAACGACCCAGGAACTCAAGGCAATGTCCAACGGACTGGAAGTGATTCTGCGGCGGTTCAGCGTCTAA
- a CDS encoding methionine gamma-lyase: MNNKNNELGFSTRAIHHGYNPLDNNGALIPPIYLTSTFAFPTAEYGAGCFAGEESGHFYTRISNPTLALLESRMAALENGEAAVAFSSGMGAIAATFWTLLRPGDEIILNRTLYGCTFALLHHGIGEFGVKVRHVDMSNLAELRDAISPSTRMIYFESPANPNMQLVDIAAVAKIAHHHRNVTLVVDNTYCTPYLQRPLEMGADVVVHSATKYLSGHGDITAGIVVASQPLADRIRLQGLKDLTGAVMSPQDAFLLMRGLKTLSLRMERHCSNAQVIAEYLQAHPAVEWVTYPGLPSFAQYDLASRQMKLPGGMIAFELKGGLTTGRRFMNALELFARAVSLGDAESLAQHPASMTHSTYTPEERAHHGISEGLVRLSVGLEDIADLLADITQALDACAQGG, from the coding sequence ATGAACAATAAAAACAATGAACTGGGCTTTTCCACCCGCGCCATCCATCACGGCTATAACCCGCTGGACAACAACGGCGCACTGATCCCGCCGATCTACCTGACCTCCACGTTCGCCTTCCCTACCGCCGAGTACGGCGCCGGTTGTTTCGCCGGCGAAGAGTCCGGGCATTTTTACACGCGGATCTCCAACCCCACATTGGCTCTGTTGGAGTCACGCATGGCGGCTTTGGAAAACGGCGAGGCGGCGGTGGCCTTCAGCTCCGGCATGGGAGCCATTGCCGCGACCTTTTGGACCCTGCTGCGCCCCGGTGACGAGATCATTCTCAACCGTACGTTGTACGGTTGCACCTTCGCCCTGCTGCACCACGGTATCGGCGAGTTTGGCGTCAAGGTGCGCCATGTTGACATGTCCAACTTGGCCGAACTGCGCGATGCCATCAGTCCTTCGACGCGCATGATCTATTTCGAATCCCCGGCCAATCCGAACATGCAGTTGGTCGACATCGCCGCGGTGGCTAAGATTGCCCACCATCATCGGAATGTCACCTTGGTGGTCGATAACACCTACTGCACTCCATACCTGCAACGCCCCTTGGAAATGGGTGCGGATGTGGTGGTGCATTCGGCCACCAAGTACCTCAGTGGCCATGGCGATATCACGGCCGGCATCGTGGTTGCCAGTCAACCACTGGCGGACCGCATTCGCCTGCAAGGCCTCAAGGACCTGACCGGTGCGGTAATGTCGCCTCAGGACGCTTTTCTGCTGATGCGCGGGCTCAAGACCCTGTCACTGCGCATGGAGCGCCATTGCAGCAACGCCCAGGTGATCGCCGAGTATTTACAAGCACACCCGGCCGTCGAATGGGTCACTTACCCCGGCCTGCCCTCCTTTGCCCAGTACGACCTGGCGTCGAGGCAAATGAAGTTGCCCGGGGGCATGATCGCCTTCGAACTCAAGGGCGGCCTGACCACCGGCCGGCGTTTCATGAACGCACTGGAGTTGTTCGCCCGCGCGGTCAGCCTGGGAGACGCCGAGTCCCTGGCCCAGCATCCAGCCAGCATGACCCATTCCACCTACACGCCTGAAGAGCGTGCGCACCACGGGATTTCCGAGGGGTTGGTGCGTTTGTCGGTGGGCCTTGAAGACATCGCGGACCTGTTGGCCGACATCACCCAAGCGCTGGATGCCTGTGCTCAAGGAGGTTGA
- a CDS encoding DUF2188 domain-containing protein → MDNYHLSPSADGWELKKAGAERASKRAATKQELVSALTDFFDGKTASVKIHKADGSIEEERTYPRSADPRQSKG, encoded by the coding sequence ATGGACAACTATCACCTGAGCCCTTCTGCGGATGGCTGGGAACTTAAAAAAGCCGGCGCAGAGCGAGCCTCCAAAAGAGCTGCCACTAAGCAAGAGTTGGTGAGCGCTCTGACAGATTTCTTTGATGGTAAAACCGCCTCGGTGAAGATTCACAAAGCCGACGGCTCCATAGAGGAAGAGCGCACCTATCCACGTTCCGCTGACCCCAGGCAATCGAAGGGGTGA
- a CDS encoding MACPF domain-containing protein → MNDDMAVTSAIQARDYTLLNGDLGYGRNRLSAARGPDERVFDPASGAGIKRHTDTRRDDYSSFFRSILDYRRTTKAEFNSTASYGEFSAEFHLNFEKKYTSHQDNTAAVRTLRLVFGGAKLDAVSAAVLSPRFSAEVARLPAAFNHEEAHKFYRFFDMFGTDVVTSITLGGNLYFQALVQKSKVTELEKIKVELEAEYGIFFTADGSIDDTVERKQYMESRDASVTTEGGDNDIFSGVTFTKPKKYDDKTNQWITSVGKKPIVVGREFKPVHAFIADDERRIATQKALDHYMGRSLSVHSTWRYSSLTVGNMTRPDQTANAVGNPAIKVRVVDRKTLEGREAYFAAPTVGSAVSDITQFWNAFKSGVESMKLEQTIVLLATEFWPRESRYSPPDHIIAFLKNKCGGSEATLHRWRDDSLRCVPCPYAGVSYGLIGYGNGTSQDKGGDVYVIGFGDPERTLRPELEISADLHTTEDGTAKFACNDIFKGESISFLKFRSQHWNTWQIAVDPHVPERTILEDDSAGDAAKALWYAQPAGPKYGMHPFYLINAQTCGVLQWDSGGAALEKEAVLRPFAPNLDINLWDLRYPHILCLSYQPDWDLRAFGDRRVRVASYRGRDTELRWSPSNVNRVL, encoded by the coding sequence ATGAATGACGATATGGCCGTAACAAGCGCCATCCAAGCCAGGGATTACACTTTGCTCAACGGCGATCTCGGCTACGGTCGAAACCGCCTCAGCGCAGCCCGGGGACCGGATGAGCGCGTATTCGACCCCGCGTCCGGCGCCGGCATCAAGCGGCACACGGACACACGACGCGACGATTACTCATCGTTCTTCAGATCGATTCTGGACTATCGCCGCACAACAAAGGCCGAATTCAATTCGACTGCCAGTTATGGTGAATTCTCTGCCGAATTTCACCTCAACTTTGAAAAGAAATACACCTCCCATCAAGACAACACGGCCGCTGTACGGACCCTGCGCCTCGTCTTCGGCGGCGCGAAGCTCGATGCGGTCTCGGCTGCGGTGCTCTCACCCAGGTTCAGCGCGGAAGTCGCTCGCCTGCCTGCGGCGTTCAACCACGAGGAGGCGCATAAATTCTATCGGTTCTTCGACATGTTCGGGACCGACGTGGTGACCTCGATCACGCTGGGCGGCAATCTGTATTTCCAGGCCCTGGTGCAGAAATCCAAAGTAACGGAACTGGAAAAGATCAAGGTTGAGCTGGAGGCCGAATACGGCATCTTCTTCACGGCTGATGGTTCGATCGATGATACGGTCGAGCGCAAGCAGTATATGGAAAGCCGTGACGCCTCGGTCACCACTGAGGGCGGCGACAACGACATCTTCTCCGGCGTCACCTTCACGAAGCCGAAGAAGTATGACGACAAGACGAACCAATGGATTACCTCGGTCGGGAAAAAACCGATCGTCGTCGGGCGGGAATTCAAGCCGGTCCACGCCTTCATTGCCGACGACGAGCGACGCATCGCGACACAGAAGGCCCTGGACCACTATATGGGCCGCTCTCTGAGCGTCCATTCGACCTGGCGCTACAGCAGCCTCACCGTCGGCAACATGACTCGGCCAGATCAGACGGCCAATGCTGTTGGCAATCCCGCTATCAAGGTACGGGTGGTTGACCGCAAGACGCTGGAGGGACGAGAAGCGTACTTCGCGGCGCCCACTGTCGGTAGCGCCGTGTCCGACATCACCCAGTTCTGGAATGCGTTCAAGTCCGGTGTCGAGTCCATGAAACTCGAGCAAACCATCGTATTGCTGGCGACGGAGTTCTGGCCGCGGGAAAGCCGCTACAGCCCGCCGGATCACATCATCGCTTTCCTGAAGAATAAATGCGGCGGCTCGGAGGCAACACTGCATCGCTGGCGCGATGACTCCCTTCGCTGTGTGCCGTGCCCCTATGCCGGCGTCAGCTATGGGCTGATCGGCTACGGCAACGGCACCTCCCAGGACAAGGGTGGGGATGTCTACGTGATCGGCTTCGGCGATCCGGAGCGTACGCTGCGGCCGGAGCTGGAGATTTCCGCCGATCTGCATACCACTGAAGACGGTACGGCGAAGTTCGCTTGCAATGACATCTTCAAAGGGGAATCCATCTCCTTCCTGAAGTTCCGCAGCCAGCATTGGAACACCTGGCAGATCGCTGTCGACCCCCATGTCCCGGAACGCACCATTCTGGAAGACGACAGCGCGGGCGATGCTGCCAAGGCACTGTGGTACGCGCAGCCGGCGGGGCCGAAATACGGCATGCATCCCTTCTATCTGATCAACGCCCAGACCTGCGGCGTCCTGCAATGGGACAGCGGCGGCGCGGCCCTGGAGAAGGAAGCCGTGCTGCGGCCCTTCGCCCCCAATCTCGACATCAACCTGTGGGACCTGCGCTACCCCCATATTTTGTGCCTGTCTTATCAACCGGATTGGGACCTGCGCGCCTTTGGAGATCGGCGCGTGAGAGTGGCGTCGTACCGTGGCCGAGACACGGAACTGCGCTGGTCGCCAAGTAACGTCAATCGTGTGCTCTGA
- a CDS encoding DNA methylase — protein MTPISAADLGIEIDDPSGHGVYRWLLASFLIGKRIRSSVAVEAYRNLVDRHGLDTPAKLARCPHRDLVRLLGQAGYARYDESTARRLHELGVGLDAGLESRMNALQSGPMEEAEFERWLLSFNGIGPKTLEIFKREVSLRDK, from the coding sequence GTGACGCCAATTTCCGCTGCCGACCTGGGTATCGAGATCGACGATCCGAGCGGCCACGGAGTGTATCGGTGGCTGCTCGCCAGTTTTCTGATCGGTAAAAGGATTCGTTCCTCTGTCGCCGTTGAGGCGTACCGGAACTTGGTTGATCGGCATGGCCTGGATACGCCTGCGAAGCTCGCCCGGTGCCCACATCGAGATCTTGTCAGACTCCTCGGGCAAGCGGGCTACGCACGATACGATGAATCCACTGCGCGGCGACTGCACGAGCTGGGTGTAGGCCTGGATGCCGGACTGGAATCTCGAATGAACGCTTTGCAGAGCGGGCCAATGGAAGAAGCTGAGTTTGAGCGATGGTTGCTCAGTTTTAACGGCATCGGGCCGAAGACGTTGGAGATCTTCAAGCGCGAAGTGTCTCTAAGAGACAAATAG
- a CDS encoding DUF5329 domain-containing protein translates to MRMWIAAAAGPISQWMMATGIGLIAIVTNVQAQTTPQATQEITGLLDFVEHSECRFVRNGTEFPGTQAREHLQKKLDYLEGKDMVSSAEDFIDLAATKSSMSGNAYEVRCPEGAQLASAWLKRELQRQRQLH, encoded by the coding sequence ATGCGAATGTGGATAGCCGCGGCGGCTGGACCGATCAGCCAATGGATGATGGCAACGGGTATTGGCCTTATCGCAATCGTAACCAATGTGCAGGCTCAAACCACGCCTCAAGCCACTCAAGAGATAACCGGCTTGCTGGACTTTGTCGAACACAGTGAATGCCGGTTTGTGCGTAACGGGACGGAATTCCCAGGAACCCAGGCTCGGGAGCATCTGCAGAAGAAGCTGGATTATCTGGAAGGTAAGGACATGGTGAGCAGTGCAGAAGACTTCATCGATCTTGCTGCCACTAAAAGCAGCATGAGTGGCAACGCCTATGAGGTGCGATGTCCAGAAGGCGCGCAACTGGCCAGTGCTTGGCTCAAGCGGGAACTACAGAGGCAACGGCAGCTTCATTGA
- a CDS encoding OprD family porin, protein MLLIGTCSTALAVEPSTQDFIDDSTLNVLSRNFFLQNDYRSPSPADKNYKQEWAQGFIASFSSGFTPGTVGFGVDAHGFFGVKLDGGKGHSGTGLLPLDSDGRSESDFSSAGGALKLRASQTTLAYGEMTVETPVFDTADKRLQPEYATGFLLDSREFDAVHLQAGRFTAFKNQDASTRKGDFTGYGVSTDTGSISFLGAQLFEDQPLGGALYASELTDTWHQYYANLHLKQSGFFLDSNVYHTQDYGKAEAGAIDNTAYSLSGKYTLGAQGFTLAYQKIHGNTPFDFVGGDSIYLANSIKYADFNGAGERSWQARYDLDLGAFGVPGLKFMTRYVTGRGIDGTHAPQGGAYNPFDPDAGRFVPQQGDGGRHWERDIDLHYIVQSGAAKDLSVQVSQVSHRANRAQGGDDIDRIYIVIEYPLKLGRF, encoded by the coding sequence ATGTTGCTAATCGGCACCTGCAGCACCGCCCTGGCTGTCGAGCCATCGACGCAAGACTTTATAGACGACTCAACCCTGAACGTACTGAGCCGAAATTTCTTCCTGCAGAATGACTACCGATCCCCCTCCCCGGCGGACAAAAACTATAAACAGGAATGGGCTCAAGGCTTCATCGCCTCGTTTTCCTCCGGTTTTACCCCCGGCACCGTCGGTTTCGGTGTCGATGCCCATGGTTTTTTCGGTGTGAAACTCGATGGCGGCAAGGGCCATTCCGGTACGGGATTGCTGCCACTGGATTCGGATGGCCGCAGTGAGAGCGACTTCTCCAGCGCCGGCGGCGCGTTGAAACTGCGCGCGTCTCAAACCACTTTGGCCTACGGTGAGATGACCGTGGAAACCCCGGTGTTCGACACCGCCGACAAACGTCTGCAACCGGAATACGCCACGGGTTTTCTGCTCGACAGTCGGGAGTTCGACGCCGTGCATTTGCAGGCCGGGCGCTTCACCGCTTTCAAGAATCAGGATGCCTCGACCCGCAAAGGAGACTTCACCGGTTATGGGGTGAGCACCGATACCGGCAGCATCAGTTTCCTCGGTGCCCAGCTATTCGAAGACCAGCCGTTGGGTGGTGCTCTGTACGCTTCCGAGCTGACTGACACCTGGCATCAGTACTACGCCAACCTGCACCTGAAGCAATCCGGGTTCTTTCTCGACAGCAACGTTTACCACACCCAGGATTACGGCAAAGCCGAGGCCGGCGCGATTGATAACACTGCCTATAGCCTGTCCGGCAAATACACCCTCGGCGCTCAGGGATTCACCCTGGCCTATCAGAAAATCCATGGCAATACGCCCTTCGACTTTGTGGGCGGCGACTCGATCTACCTCGCCAACTCCATCAAATACGCTGACTTCAACGGCGCTGGCGAACGCTCGTGGCAGGCCCGCTACGACCTCGACCTGGGCGCTTTCGGTGTCCCGGGATTAAAGTTCATGACCCGTTACGTCACCGGCCGCGGCATCGACGGCACCCATGCACCCCAAGGTGGGGCGTACAATCCGTTTGACCCGGACGCCGGCCGATTCGTCCCGCAACAAGGGGATGGCGGACGCCATTGGGAGCGGGATATCGATCTACACTACATCGTGCAATCGGGGGCGGCCAAGGATCTGTCCGTGCAGGTGTCCCAGGTGTCCCATCGGGCCAACCGCGCTCAGGGCGGGGATGACATCGACCGGATTTACATCGTGATCGAGTACCCCCTCAAGTTGGGACGCTTTTAA
- the dapA gene encoding 4-hydroxy-tetrahydrodipicolinate synthase, which translates to MSNFRGIWIALATPFHSGHVDFDALESLVKTLLSGGVRGLVVCGTTGEAAAMNKDEQLEVLDAVLQIARPDQVIMGLSANNLQEALAFQQKIQSRDIAGVLVPAPYYIRPSQQGIESFFQTVADASSVPVVLYDIPYRTGVRIERETLRRIVRHPKIAAVKDCGGDVETTMALIKDGNAEILTGEDIQIFTNLALGGAGAISASAHIRPNLYVQMMQEMDRGDVICARATFYRLLPWIKMAFAEPNPAVIKAALSVHGLISNELREPMQTCSSTTMERLRSVLSGLTCQSA; encoded by the coding sequence ATGTCTAATTTTCGCGGTATCTGGATTGCACTGGCCACGCCCTTTCATTCGGGACACGTCGACTTCGACGCGCTCGAAAGTTTGGTGAAAACGCTCCTTTCAGGAGGCGTGAGGGGGCTGGTCGTATGCGGCACCACTGGCGAAGCCGCAGCGATGAACAAGGATGAACAGCTCGAGGTACTGGATGCAGTTCTGCAGATCGCTCGACCTGACCAGGTGATCATGGGGCTGTCGGCCAACAACCTGCAGGAAGCCCTGGCATTCCAGCAAAAGATCCAGAGCCGTGACATCGCCGGCGTTCTGGTTCCAGCGCCCTACTACATCCGGCCTTCGCAACAAGGCATCGAGTCATTTTTCCAAACAGTCGCTGATGCCTCATCTGTCCCGGTAGTCCTTTACGACATCCCCTACCGAACAGGCGTGAGGATCGAACGAGAGACGCTGAGAAGGATCGTGCGTCACCCCAAAATCGCAGCGGTCAAGGACTGCGGTGGTGATGTCGAAACCACCATGGCCCTGATCAAGGACGGCAATGCAGAGATTCTGACCGGCGAGGATATCCAGATCTTCACAAACCTCGCCCTGGGCGGAGCCGGCGCAATTTCAGCCTCGGCACACATCCGTCCAAATCTGTATGTCCAGATGATGCAGGAGATGGATAGAGGCGATGTCATATGCGCCCGGGCTACATTTTACCGCCTCCTGCCTTGGATAAAGATGGCGTTCGCTGAGCCTAACCCGGCTGTCATCAAAGCAGCTCTGAGCGTCCACGGCCTGATCAGCAACGAGCTTCGTGAGCCCATGCAAACTTGCTCATCAACGACAATGGAGCGACTCAGATCTGTGCTTTCAGGTTTGACCTGTCAAAGCGCATAG
- a CDS encoding FAD-dependent monooxygenase: MPQTNVLIVGAGPTGLTLALWLNKQGVAVRIVDKSSGPGETSRAMAVQARTLELYRQLDMADAVVDAGYKTPAMNMWARGNRKARIPLIDAGEEISPYPFVLIYPQDSHERLLIEQLQSLGIEVERQTELLSFEEEASQVTALLRHADGHEETFTASYLAGCDGARSLVRHAVGGGFEGGTYKQLFYVADVIASGVAPAGEAHIAFDKSEFVLLLSYGEADRYRLIGTARDERAEQPETLTFADVGHDAINGLNIKISGVNWFSTYRVHHRVADRFRHGRTFLLGDAAHVHSPAGGQGMNTGILDAVNLAWKLAAVLNGKACDALLDSYQVERQAFARKLVKTTDRLFTVVTAQGGFADFVRTRIAPLIASVAYKRKTVREYLFRIVSQTTLNYHGSPLSQGKAGDIQGGDRLPWVSVPGSDNYEPLRAIQWQVHVYGEARHDLVDWCKTHDMPLHVFTWRPEYRKAGMARDAAYLLRPDTYVALADPNSDTVTLSRYFSERGFEHQRLARSSNP; this comes from the coding sequence ATGCCGCAGACCAACGTGCTCATTGTTGGAGCCGGCCCTACCGGATTGACGCTGGCTCTCTGGCTCAACAAGCAAGGCGTCGCTGTAAGAATCGTGGATAAGAGCAGCGGCCCGGGTGAGACGTCTCGTGCCATGGCGGTTCAGGCACGCACCCTGGAGCTTTATCGTCAGCTCGATATGGCCGACGCGGTCGTAGACGCCGGCTATAAAACGCCCGCCATGAACATGTGGGCACGAGGCAATCGCAAAGCGCGGATCCCATTGATCGATGCGGGCGAAGAGATTTCGCCCTACCCGTTTGTTCTGATCTATCCGCAAGACAGCCATGAGCGCCTGCTGATAGAACAACTCCAGTCACTTGGCATCGAAGTCGAACGCCAGACCGAACTGTTGTCCTTCGAGGAAGAGGCAAGCCAGGTCACCGCCCTCTTGCGACATGCCGATGGGCATGAGGAGACGTTCACAGCGTCTTATCTCGCCGGATGCGATGGTGCCCGCTCGCTTGTGCGTCATGCGGTCGGCGGCGGCTTCGAAGGCGGGACCTACAAGCAGCTTTTCTATGTCGCGGATGTCATAGCCAGCGGCGTTGCGCCCGCTGGGGAGGCGCATATTGCTTTCGACAAGTCCGAGTTCGTGCTGCTCCTGTCTTACGGTGAGGCGGATCGATACCGCCTGATTGGCACCGCCCGGGACGAACGTGCCGAGCAACCAGAAACGCTGACGTTTGCGGATGTTGGCCATGACGCGATCAATGGCCTGAACATCAAGATCAGCGGGGTGAACTGGTTCTCCACTTATCGCGTCCATCATCGCGTTGCAGATCGGTTCCGGCATGGCAGAACGTTTCTGCTCGGAGACGCTGCCCATGTCCACAGCCCAGCTGGTGGCCAAGGCATGAATACGGGGATCCTGGATGCAGTCAACCTGGCGTGGAAGCTGGCGGCAGTGCTGAACGGCAAGGCTTGCGATGCCCTGCTCGACAGCTATCAGGTCGAGCGCCAGGCCTTTGCCCGCAAGCTTGTCAAGACCACGGACAGACTGTTCACCGTTGTGACCGCGCAAGGCGGGTTTGCCGACTTTGTACGAACCCGCATCGCCCCGCTCATTGCGAGCGTTGCGTACAAGCGCAAAACCGTGCGCGAGTACCTGTTCCGCATAGTCTCGCAGACCACGCTCAACTACCACGGGAGTCCTTTGAGCCAGGGTAAGGCAGGTGACATCCAGGGCGGTGATCGTCTGCCATGGGTGTCTGTGCCAGGTTCAGATAATTACGAGCCCTTGCGTGCGATTCAGTGGCAGGTTCATGTCTACGGTGAAGCCAGGCACGATCTGGTGGATTGGTGCAAGACGCACGACATGCCGCTTCATGTCTTCACTTGGCGGCCTGAGTACCGGAAGGCGGGAATGGCAAGGGACGCCGCGTATCTGTTGCGCCCTGACACTTACGTGGCGCTGGCCGATCCCAACTCAGACACCGTCACGTTAAGCCGCTATTTCAGTGAGCGCGGCTTTGAGCATCAGCGTCTGGCTAGAAGCTCCAACCCTTGA